The Candidatus Goldiibacteriota bacterium genome includes the window TAAATATGATAAAAGCCATTGCTGATAAAACAGCGGGAAAACTGACCCCCGGCGAATCAAAACTTGTATTCAGGATATTGGGAGAACTTCAGCAGAAATACGTAGTGGCAGCCGGCCTTATGAAACCGCCGGAAGGCACTGATTATAAAATAATTAATTCTCCAAAAGCACATCAGGAAGTTGTGGACAAAGCGCTGGACAAGCTTTCAGACGGCCAGCTGCAGTCGCTTTTGGCGGAACTTATGAAAAAGGCCGATGGAGAAAATAAATAATATTTCCAAAATAGGCGTTATTTCAGACACCCATTCCACGCACCTTCCGGATAAAGTTAAGAAACTTTTCAACGGAGTGGATTTAATTATTCACGCGGGCGACCACACCTCACAGGCCGTTATAAACAGCCTTGAAAAAATAGCACCCCTTGTATCAGTACGCGGAAACATGGACGGCGCTGAATTAAACCTTGAAGAACAGACTGTTCTTATGATAAATAATAAATTCAAAATTGCAGTCTGCCACGGCGCCGGCGTTCATTCCACCACACCGGAAAGAATGTTTAAAAAATTTGCCGCGGAAATACCTGATGTAATAATCTTTGGACATACACATATTCCATTAAATAAACTGCACGCAGGTATACTGCTTTTTAACCCGGGAAGCCCCACAAAAGGTAATATTTTCAATTCTGTAGGTATTATTACTGTCACAAACGACTCATTTCTTGCGGAAATTGTAAAATTATAGATAATAACCGTTTATGTGATAAATAGGTGTTTTAAACGTGATAAACCTAAACATACTATAAAAATAAGGTTAAAATAGGTATTAACAGATGTTAATAACTGTGGAAAACCTGTGGAAAAACCGGTTTTTGCGAAATATACCCCGAAAACGCTGTAAATGTACCGGCTGATAATTGGTCAGGTAAACTGCTTGAACAATCTTAAAAAATCAAATTATTTAATTGATTCATATTAAAACTACTGTTTAACAACAACATTTTTTCTGATTATGCTGAAAATTTCAGCTGTTTCTTTCATTTCAAACTTAATATAGTATTCCCTTTCCCCTTTTGTGTGGGTAATTTCTGTTCCGTCAGTTTCTTTTATGGATAATACTGCCGCTTCTATTGAATGCGCGGCAGGCGTGAATATTTCAAGTTTATCGCCTATTTTTATTGTGTTCTTTGCAATTAGTTTATAGGTATTATTATCCTGTACCGCGTTAATATGCCCCATATAAATACTGTCCGCCATATAATCCGAAGACTTAAAACTCTGCTGTATGTCCCACGCTTTAGCAAAATAAAACCCTTCTGTATACTCCCTGTGGGAAATATTATTCAGCTCTGCATCAAGCTTTGGGTCAGGCAGATAACCGTCAGGATTTTTTATAAAATTTTCTGATGCCTTATTATATACCGCCGCGGTTACAGCCGCGTAATGAAGGCTTTTCATCCTGCCTTCTATTTTAAAACTGTCTATCCCTATTTTGATAAATTCCTGAATATGATTAATGGTTTTTAAATCTTTTGAATTAAAAATATATGTGCCTCTTTCATCCTCTTCCACGGGCATTCTTTCACCGGGCCTTTTTTCCTCTGTCAGTTCATAACTCCACCTGCAGCTTTGGGCGCACTCACCTTGATTCGCCCCCCTGCCTGTCATGTAATCGCTTAACATGCACCGCCCCGAATAAGACATACAGATTGCGCCGTGTACAAATACTTCCAGTTCCATCTGCGGGCATTTTTCTCTTATCTCTTTTATTTCTTCAAAAGAAAGCTCGCGCGCCAGCACTATCCTTTTGGCACCAAGGTTATACCATTCATTCACTTCCAAATAATTAAGGTTATTTGACTGCACGGAAATATGCAGCGGTACACCGGGGGCTTCTTTTTTTGCCATAGCAAATATGCCAAGATCAGAAATAATAATACCGTCAGGTTTGATTGTGTTTAAAAAATTCAGGTGTTCTTTAATGCCCTCAAGGTCCCTGTTGTGCGGAAAAATATTTACGGTGATATAAATTTTTTTATTTATTGAATGGGAATACTCCACGGCTTCTTTAAGGCCTTTATCATTAAAATTTCCGGAAAAATTACGCAGGCTGAAATTTTTTCCGGCAGCATAAACCGCGTCCGCGCCGTAAGCAAAAGCAAATTTTAATTTTTCAAGGTTTCCGGCCGGGGACAATATCTCAGGTTTTTTCATTTTACAATCAGACTTCTTTTCTTTCAAGAATTGCCTGCCCAAGTGTTATTTCATCGGCATATTTAATATCCGACCCCGTAGGCAGCCCTTTTGCAAGGCGGGTTATTTTTACTTCAGGTTTGACAGTCTTTACGGCGTCCGCGATATATAATGAAGTGGCATCGCCTTCCACCGTGTGGTTGATGGCAAGAATTATCTCGCGCACATCTGGCGCTCCCGCCCTGTTTATAAGCGAGCTTATTTTTAGATTTTCAGGCAATACATTGTTTAAAGGATTAATAACACCATAAAGAACGTGATAAACACCCGCGTGTTTTCCGGTGTGTTCAATTGTTATTACGTCTTCAGGCGATTCCACAACGCATATAACGCCTTTATCCCTTTTTTCATCCATGCATACGGCACAGGTATCAATCGTACTTATATTGCCGCATATGGAGCAGAATTTTATATCTTTAATTCCGCCCAAAGCCTCACTTAAAGCGTCTGCGGCAGGCTGCCCTTTTTTTAAAAGATAAATAGCCGTTCTTTCAGCCATTTTAGGGCCTATGCCGGGAAGTTTGGATATTTCATTGATAAGTTTTTCAAGTTTAAAAGGGTATGTATACACTTTTGTATTTTTCCGCCTTATGGGCTATAATCCGGGGATGTTCATTCCGCCTGTAAGTTTTTTTGTCTCTTCTTCCACCATTTCCTGGGCGCGGTTTAAAGCTTCATTAACCGCCGCAAGCACAAGGTCCTGAAGCATATCCGCATCGCCTGACGTTATAAGTTCTTTATCAATAATTATCTCTTTAATTTCCTTGCCGCCTGTGGCTGTCACTTTAACAGCCCCGCCGCCGGACTGTGCTTCCACCGTCCTGCTTTTAAGTTCTTCCTGTAATTTCGCGAAACGCGCCTGCATCTGCTGCGCCTGTTTCATAAGCTGATTCATGTTCATATCTAACCTCCGTGCCTGCCGTGTTTTTTTATTTCCACGCTCTGTATTTTAAATACTTTTGAAAGGTCTTTAATAGGCTGCAGGTTCATCGCCTCTTCCTGGGTGACTTCTTTCTGAATATTAACTTTTTTTCTGTATTCATTTTTTTCATACACTACAAGTTTCATTTCCCTTTTAAATTCTTCCTTTAAAAATTCCTTTATTTTTTCCGCGTGTTTCTTGATAAGTTCCGCAAGAAACGGATTCTCTCCTATAATTGTAAGCGCTTCATTTTCATATGATACAACTTTGGCATTTTCTATGGATGGAATCACTTCATCCCCGTTTTCGGCGCGCCCCGCCCTTGCCACCACATTTTTCCACCGTTTTTCTATAATATCAGCCGTAAGATTTTTAACTTCCACTTCTTCTTCTATTTCATCCGCTATTAAAAGCCCTGCCCTTGCAGGCGCTTCTTCATCTGTTTCTGTATCTTTGGCCGTTTCTATTTCTGCAGCCGGCGCCTGAATTGCGGGTTTAATTTCTTTTTTTTCTGTTATTGCCACAGGCACATCAGGTATCTGCGCGCCGGATGACAGTATAATATCAGCCACAAAAGTTTCTACAATTATAGCGGGCACATTGCTTCTGGACAGCCTAGATTCCGTATCTATCGCTTTCTGCAGCATTAAAAGCACGGTTTTTTTATCCGCCAGCGCCGATAAACCCGCCATTTCACGTATTTCATCCTCTGTTGAATCTATTCCTGCCGTATCGCCCGATGATTTCATTACAAGCAGATTGCGCAGCGTTTCAACTATTCCCCTTGTAAAGTGTTTAAGATCATATCCGTCCGTCACCACATTTTCAACGGAAGTAAGCGCCGCTTTTAAATCGCGGTTAAATACATTTTTTAGAAGGCCAAAAAGTTTATCGCTTTCTATTTCTCCCAGCATTTCCGCGACCGCGGACGCCGTAAGTTTTCCGCCTTTCGCGAATGTAACAGCCTGGTCAAAAATACGCTGCCCGTCCCTTAAAGCGCCGTCCCCCGCTTTTGCAATCATTTTCATGGCTTCGGGTTCTATATCTATTTTTTCACGCGAGGCTATCATCTTGATATTCTCAATTATGGTTGATATTGCAGCCCTTTTAAACCTGAAATGCTGGCAGCGCGACAGTATTGTCTGCGGAATATTCTGAGGGTCAGTGGTGGCAAAAATAAATATGACGTGGCGCGGCGGTTCTTCAAGCGTCTTTAAAAGCGCGTTAAAAGCTTCTGTGGTTAACATGTGCACTTCGTCAATTATATAAACCTTATACCGGCTTCTTGCCGCGGAAAAACCAACCTGCTCCCTTAATTCGCGTATCTTATCAATACCGCGGTTAGACGCGCCGTCTATTTCTATGACATCAAGCGAACTGCCGTCTTTAATTTCCACGCAGCTTGGGC containing:
- a CDS encoding DUF1844 domain-containing protein, with translation MDVKKEDNVDFINLILMLNQNTLISLGEAARFVSGKKQQNLPMARQTINMIKAIADKTAGKLTPGESKLVFRILGELQQKYVVAAGLMKPPEGTDYKIINSPKAHQEVVDKALDKLSDGQLQSLLAELMKKADGENK
- a CDS encoding metallophosphoesterase; its protein translation is MEKINNISKIGVISDTHSTHLPDKVKKLFNGVDLIIHAGDHTSQAVINSLEKIAPLVSVRGNMDGAELNLEEQTVLMINNKFKIAVCHGAGVHSTTPERMFKKFAAEIPDVIIFGHTHIPLNKLHAGILLFNPGSPTKGNIFNSVGIITVTNDSFLAEIVKL
- a CDS encoding U32 family peptidase C-terminal domain-containing protein; the protein is MKKPEILSPAGNLEKLKFAFAYGADAVYAAGKNFSLRNFSGNFNDKGLKEAVEYSHSINKKIYITVNIFPHNRDLEGIKEHLNFLNTIKPDGIIISDLGIFAMAKKEAPGVPLHISVQSNNLNYLEVNEWYNLGAKRIVLARELSFEEIKEIREKCPQMELEVFVHGAICMSYSGRCMLSDYMTGRGANQGECAQSCRWSYELTEEKRPGERMPVEEDERGTYIFNSKDLKTINHIQEFIKIGIDSFKIEGRMKSLHYAAVTAAVYNKASENFIKNPDGYLPDPKLDAELNNISHREYTEGFYFAKAWDIQQSFKSSDYMADSIYMGHINAVQDNNTYKLIAKNTIKIGDKLEIFTPAAHSIEAAVLSIKETDGTEITHTKGEREYYIKFEMKETAEIFSIIRKNVVVKQ
- the recR gene encoding recombination protein RecR, with translation MYTYPFKLEKLINEISKLPGIGPKMAERTAIYLLKKGQPAADALSEALGGIKDIKFCSICGNISTIDTCAVCMDEKRDKGVICVVESPEDVITIEHTGKHAGVYHVLYGVINPLNNVLPENLKISSLINRAGAPDVREIILAINHTVEGDATSLYIADAVKTVKPEVKITRLAKGLPTGSDIKYADEITLGQAILERKEV
- a CDS encoding YbaB/EbfC family nucleoid-associated protein, producing the protein MNMNQLMKQAQQMQARFAKLQEELKSRTVEAQSGGGAVKVTATGGKEIKEIIIDKELITSGDADMLQDLVLAAVNEALNRAQEMVEEETKKLTGGMNIPGL
- the dnaX gene encoding DNA polymerase III subunit gamma/tau; translation: MSENYLVYTRKWRPQDFTSIIGQDQVIKPIMRAIETQRVMHSYLFSGPRGVGKTTTARVFAKALNCKEGPTVNPCGVCPSCVEIKDGSSLDVIEIDGASNRGIDKIRELREQVGFSAARSRYKVYIIDEVHMLTTEAFNALLKTLEEPPRHVIFIFATTDPQNIPQTILSRCQHFRFKRAAISTIIENIKMIASREKIDIEPEAMKMIAKAGDGALRDGQRIFDQAVTFAKGGKLTASAVAEMLGEIESDKLFGLLKNVFNRDLKAALTSVENVVTDGYDLKHFTRGIVETLRNLLVMKSSGDTAGIDSTEDEIREMAGLSALADKKTVLLMLQKAIDTESRLSRSNVPAIIVETFVADIILSSGAQIPDVPVAITEKKEIKPAIQAPAAEIETAKDTETDEEAPARAGLLIADEIEEEVEVKNLTADIIEKRWKNVVARAGRAENGDEVIPSIENAKVVSYENEALTIIGENPFLAELIKKHAEKIKEFLKEEFKREMKLVVYEKNEYRKKVNIQKEVTQEEAMNLQPIKDLSKVFKIQSVEIKKHGRHGG